In Streptomyces sp. TS71-3, the following proteins share a genomic window:
- a CDS encoding TIGR03089 family protein, protein MNTTDRTPADLLRSALAADPGRPLVTFYDDATGERVELSVATFANWVAKTANLLQGDLAAEPGDRVALLLPAHWQTAVWLLACSSVGVVADLGGDPAGADLVVSGPESLDAARACRGERVALALRPLGVRFPQPPEGFTDYAVEVPGQGDRFAPFEPVDPAAPALIVAGAELSGAEVVERAVADADGLGLAGPGARLLSTRGYDTWAGVGAGLYAPLAAGGSVVLCRHSGELGQGALDQRIESERVTTTAR, encoded by the coding sequence GTGAACACCACCGACCGCACCCCCGCCGACCTGCTGCGATCCGCACTCGCGGCGGACCCGGGCCGCCCCCTGGTGACCTTCTACGACGACGCGACGGGTGAACGCGTCGAATTGTCCGTGGCGACCTTCGCCAATTGGGTGGCCAAGACGGCGAACCTCCTCCAGGGCGATCTCGCGGCGGAGCCCGGCGACCGGGTGGCGCTGCTGCTGCCCGCGCACTGGCAGACCGCGGTGTGGCTGCTCGCCTGCTCCTCGGTGGGCGTGGTCGCGGACCTCGGCGGGGATCCGGCGGGGGCGGACCTGGTGGTCAGCGGGCCCGAGTCGCTCGACGCGGCGCGCGCCTGCCGCGGGGAGCGGGTGGCGCTCGCGCTTCGCCCCCTGGGTGTGCGCTTTCCCCAGCCGCCGGAGGGGTTCACCGACTACGCGGTGGAGGTGCCGGGACAGGGGGACCGTTTCGCGCCGTTCGAGCCCGTCGACCCTGCCGCGCCCGCGCTGATCGTCGCCGGGGCCGAGCTGTCCGGGGCCGAGGTGGTGGAGCGGGCCGTCGCCGACGCGGACGGGCTCGGGCTGGCGGGGCCCGGAGCCCGGCTGTTGTCCACGCGGGGGTACGACACGTGGGCGGGGGTGGGTGCCGGGCTCTACGCGCCGCTGGCCGCGGGGGGTTCCGTAGTGCTGTGCCGGCACTCCGGCGAGCTCGGCCAGGGGGCGCTGGACCAACGCATCGAGTCCGAACGGGTCACCACGACGGCGCGGTAG
- a CDS encoding IPT/TIG domain-containing protein, which translates to MATITSVVDTTTGTNQGKAGDTVQINGTAMSTTTRVNFGATPVTPSSVTATQVTFVVPSTAPCSGQASISVTSSAGATSNALPFFIIAAPTTTGLSVTCVPAATGGSVTLFGTNFLTGTQVGVGTVGNVAVTPTQPSQVTFTAPANPGQVGTVSTQSVGITTAGGTSAAGTTLIDYYLAPAITSTVPTSGTEGDDIVINGTGFVGVDTVTFTDSGAATATAVFTPVSETQLVATVPGGLATGAGTITVDTCGGNSNAQAFTIT; encoded by the coding sequence ATGGCAACCATCACCTCAGTGGTGGATACGACAACCGGTACCAACCAGGGGAAAGCGGGGGACACGGTCCAGATCAACGGCACCGCCATGTCCACCACCACCAGAGTCAACTTCGGTGCGACGCCGGTCACTCCGTCGTCCGTGACCGCCACCCAGGTCACCTTCGTGGTGCCCAGCACGGCGCCGTGCTCCGGACAGGCGTCCATCAGCGTCACCAGCAGTGCGGGCGCCACCAGCAACGCACTCCCGTTCTTCATCATCGCCGCGCCGACCACGACGGGGCTCAGTGTCACTTGCGTCCCGGCTGCCACGGGCGGCTCGGTGACACTGTTCGGCACCAACTTCCTGACCGGGACGCAGGTCGGTGTGGGCACCGTGGGCAACGTCGCGGTCACCCCGACCCAGCCCAGCCAGGTCACCTTCACCGCACCGGCCAACCCGGGCCAGGTGGGCACGGTGTCGACCCAGTCGGTGGGTATCACCACCGCCGGCGGCACCAGTGCCGCGGGCACCACCCTCATCGACTACTACCTCGCCCCGGCCATCACCTCGACCGTTCCCACCTCGGGAACGGAGGGAGACGACATCGTCATCAACGGAACCGGCTTCGTCGGAGTGGACACCGTCACCTTCACCGACAGCGGCGCGGCCACCGCCACCGCGGTCTTCACCCCGGTGAGCGAGACCCAACTCGTCGCCACGGTACCGGGCGGACTCGCCACCGGCGCCGGAACCATCACGGTCGACACCTGCGGCGGGAACTCCAACGCCCAGGCCTTCACGATCACCTGA
- a CDS encoding RNA polymerase sigma factor, translated as MDEALLRSLTPGVLGILVRRGADFAAAEDAVQDALVEALRVWPADRPRDPKGWLVTVAWRRFLDATRADAARRRREDRVDEEPAPGPAPAVDDTLQLYFLCAHPSLTPSSAVALTLRAVGGLTTRQIAQAYLVPEATMAQRISRAKRTVSGARFDRPGDVATVLRVLYLVFNEGYSGDVDLAAEAIRLTRQLAAAIDHPEVAGLLALMLIHHARRAARTAPDGGLVPLAEQDRGRWDTRSIAEGIEILQAALARDRLGEFQAQAAIAALHADAPTAEETDWVQIVEWYDELLRLTENPVVRLNRAVAVGEADGPRAGLTALAALDEALPRHTAVAAYLHERDGDLATAARLYAEAALKAPNLAERDHLTRQAARLNTRGSR; from the coding sequence ATGGACGAGGCCCTGCTGAGAAGCCTCACGCCGGGCGTGCTCGGGATCCTCGTCCGCCGCGGAGCCGACTTCGCGGCGGCCGAGGACGCCGTGCAGGACGCGCTGGTCGAGGCACTCCGGGTCTGGCCTGCCGACCGCCCGCGGGACCCGAAGGGCTGGCTGGTCACCGTGGCCTGGCGCCGGTTCCTCGACGCGACCCGCGCGGACGCCGCCCGGCGCCGCCGCGAGGACCGCGTCGACGAGGAGCCGGCGCCCGGCCCCGCGCCCGCGGTGGACGACACGCTCCAGCTGTACTTCCTGTGCGCCCACCCGTCGCTGACGCCGTCGTCGGCGGTCGCGCTCACGCTGCGCGCCGTCGGCGGGCTCACCACCCGCCAGATCGCCCAGGCCTACCTGGTACCCGAGGCGACGATGGCGCAGCGCATCAGCCGCGCCAAGCGCACCGTCTCCGGGGCCCGGTTCGACCGGCCCGGCGACGTCGCCACCGTGCTGCGCGTCCTCTACCTGGTCTTCAACGAGGGCTACTCCGGCGACGTCGACCTCGCCGCCGAGGCCATCCGGCTCACCCGGCAGCTCGCGGCGGCGATCGACCACCCCGAGGTGGCCGGGCTGCTCGCCCTCATGCTGATCCACCACGCCCGGCGCGCCGCCCGGACCGCGCCGGACGGGGGCCTCGTGCCGCTCGCCGAGCAGGACCGCGGCCGGTGGGACACCAGGTCGATCGCCGAGGGCATCGAGATCCTCCAGGCCGCACTCGCACGCGACCGGCTGGGGGAGTTCCAGGCCCAGGCCGCCATCGCGGCGCTCCACGCCGACGCGCCCACCGCGGAGGAGACCGACTGGGTGCAGATCGTCGAGTGGTACGACGAGCTCCTGCGCCTGACCGAGAACCCCGTCGTCCGGCTCAACCGCGCGGTGGCCGTCGGCGAGGCCGACGGACCGCGCGCCGGCCTGACGGCGCTGGCGGCGCTGGACGAGGCGCTGCCCCGCCACACCGCGGTGGCGGCCTACCTCCACGAGCGCGACGGCGACCTGGCGACGGCGGCACGGCTGTACGCGGAGGCGGCCCTGAAGGCGCCCAACCTCGCCGAGCGCGACCATCTGACACGGCAGGCCGCCCGGCTCAACACCCGCGGGAGCCGCTGA
- a CDS encoding LCP family protein, translating to MDAQGRGRSDDIDPADQWVLNPQTGDYELRLSPSGGQSPMPGQRGAGRGGRAAGRGPRQGGQQGRPPTGQPSGRDGGTQRMPTVDGPRSRRAGGRGAPPYEDQEAPRVPGQRRRRPVQEPPGRRGRGKPKKNAKGKKALLWTGGVLAFIVLGTSAAGYLYYRHLDGNISTTDVAGAGSGGFAKDEAFNVLLMGTDKRTGKGNEGYGDKGSVGHADTNILLHVAKDRSNATALSIPRDLITDIPDCPTKQPDGSTKVVPGTQHVRFNTSLGQDGRDPGCTMRTVDALTGIHVDHFMMADFNAVKTLSTAVGGVDICLAKNVDDRESHLKLSAGHHTIEGEQALAFVRTRHSFGNQGDLDRIKVQQQFLGSLMRKMSSSDTLTSPSKLSSLAEAATKALTVDTGIGHISTLKDVALELKKVPPKNITFATLPVVDNPDEIVHATVVVNKAQADPLFAMMRDDVSLTEVKKKESEQKQAQADRLKGSKSAPGDVRVNIYNGGAAAGSAQETLSWLQNTEGVLKSSQLGNAPANVAKTTLEYSPDQADQARELADLMGLPASAMKPGKSEQTDQGVPAVVLTLGQDFKGAGVPIAAPSKAPEGIQKVEADKSVCAK from the coding sequence GTGGACGCGCAAGGCCGTGGGCGGTCTGACGACATCGACCCCGCAGACCAGTGGGTACTGAACCCGCAGACCGGTGATTACGAGCTGCGACTGAGTCCCTCCGGTGGGCAGTCGCCGATGCCGGGCCAGCGCGGTGCCGGCCGGGGTGGCCGCGCCGCCGGGCGCGGCCCGCGCCAGGGCGGGCAGCAGGGCCGGCCTCCCACGGGGCAGCCGTCCGGACGGGACGGCGGCACGCAGCGGATGCCGACCGTCGACGGGCCCCGGAGCAGGCGGGCCGGCGGGCGCGGTGCGCCGCCGTACGAGGACCAGGAGGCCCCGCGGGTACCCGGGCAGCGCAGGCGGCGCCCCGTCCAGGAGCCGCCCGGCCGCCGGGGGCGCGGCAAGCCGAAGAAGAACGCGAAGGGCAAGAAGGCGCTGCTGTGGACCGGCGGCGTGCTGGCCTTCATCGTGCTGGGCACGTCCGCGGCCGGATACCTGTACTACCGCCACCTGGACGGCAACATCAGCACCACCGACGTCGCGGGCGCGGGCAGCGGCGGGTTCGCCAAGGACGAGGCGTTCAACGTCCTTCTGATGGGCACCGACAAGCGGACCGGCAAGGGCAACGAGGGCTACGGCGACAAGGGCAGCGTCGGCCACGCCGACACGAACATCCTGCTGCACGTCGCCAAGGACCGTTCGAACGCCACCGCGCTGAGCATCCCCCGGGACCTGATCACCGACATCCCGGACTGCCCGACGAAGCAGCCGGACGGCTCCACCAAGGTCGTCCCGGGCACGCAGCACGTGCGCTTCAACACCAGCCTCGGCCAGGACGGCCGCGACCCGGGCTGCACCATGCGCACCGTGGACGCGCTCACCGGCATCCACGTCGACCACTTCATGATGGCCGACTTCAACGCGGTCAAGACGCTGAGCACCGCCGTCGGCGGCGTCGACATCTGCCTGGCGAAGAACGTCGACGACCGCGAGTCGCACCTCAAGCTCTCGGCCGGCCACCACACCATCGAGGGCGAGCAGGCGCTGGCGTTCGTCCGCACCCGGCACAGCTTCGGCAACCAGGGCGACCTGGACCGCATCAAGGTGCAGCAGCAGTTCCTGGGGTCGCTGATGCGGAAGATGTCGTCCAGCGACACCCTCACCAGCCCCAGCAAGCTGTCGAGCCTCGCGGAGGCGGCGACCAAGGCGCTCACCGTGGACACCGGCATCGGCCACATCAGCACGCTCAAGGACGTCGCCCTGGAGCTGAAGAAGGTGCCGCCGAAGAACATCACGTTCGCCACGCTGCCGGTGGTGGACAACCCGGACGAGATAGTGCACGCGACCGTCGTCGTCAACAAGGCGCAGGCGGATCCGCTCTTCGCGATGATGCGCGACGACGTCTCCCTGACCGAGGTCAAGAAGAAGGAGTCGGAGCAGAAGCAGGCCCAGGCGGACCGCCTGAAGGGCTCCAAGTCGGCCCCGGGCGACGTGCGGGTCAACATCTACAACGGCGGCGCCGCCGCGGGCTCCGCTCAGGAGACGCTCTCCTGGCTCCAGAACACCGAGGGCGTGCTCAAGTCCAGCCAGCTCGGCAACGCGCCGGCGAACGTCGCGAAGACCACGCTCGAGTACTCTCCCGACCAGGCCGACCAGGCACGTGAGCTGGCGGATCTGATGGGCCTGCCCGCCTCGGCGATGAAGCCGGGCAAGAGCGAGCAGACCGATCAGGGGGTGCCCGCGGTGGTGCTCACCCTGGGACAGGACTTCAAGGGCGCGGGGGTGCCCATCGCCGCTCCGTCGAAGGCGCCGGAGGGGATTCAGAAGGTGGAGGCTGACAAATCGGTCTGCGCCAAGTAA
- a CDS encoding peptidoglycan recognition protein has protein sequence MRASLLSSAGVTCVAALALPFVLSPGARAATGPPSGLPAAPEPVPASGPVSASAPVSASAPAPVSFSSGGTQSFPLAALADDRALGGTPAQGLTRDQVSPFSLVGVAWDDPDAELAGSVQVRTRPAGTPTWSRWRAVAVGGHDHAPDPGSAERAGRRLRGATAPLWVGRSDGVQVRVTPAAAGGRGAPAARGRTSAEAGRRDTTAAGRAAQPLPAGLRLALVDPGGDPGGAASETPAVPGTSAASGLAAAQSEDAAEAGEPEEAGATERTLRAGPTGRTLRAGPTGRTLRAGPTGRTATAPAARAPAAAPRPTIVSRAGWDADESLREGGFGYTGTVKAAFVHHTDTGNDYACSEAAALVRGIYRYHVETNGWRDIGYNFLVDKCGTIYEGRAGGVDRPVMGAHTMGFNTDSTGIAVIGTFMDAAPPKAALDSLTALAAWKLGLTGADPAGSTTLTSAGGNLFPAGEQVPLKVISGHRDGYSTDCPGTELYDQLGTIRSAAARLQGR, from the coding sequence ATGCGTGCATCGCTTCTCTCCTCAGCGGGCGTGACCTGCGTGGCCGCCCTTGCCCTGCCCTTCGTCCTCTCGCCCGGGGCCCGAGCGGCGACCGGCCCGCCGTCCGGTCTGCCCGCCGCTCCCGAGCCGGTCCCCGCCTCGGGGCCGGTCTCCGCCTCGGCACCGGTCTCCGCCTCCGCACCGGCCCCCGTCTCGTTCTCCTCCGGTGGCACCCAGTCCTTCCCGCTCGCCGCGCTCGCCGACGACCGTGCCCTCGGCGGCACCCCCGCACAGGGCCTGACGCGGGATCAGGTGAGCCCGTTCTCGCTGGTCGGCGTCGCCTGGGACGACCCGGACGCCGAACTCGCCGGCAGCGTGCAGGTCCGCACCCGCCCGGCCGGCACGCCCACCTGGTCGCGGTGGCGTGCCGTGGCGGTGGGGGGCCACGACCACGCGCCCGACCCGGGCTCCGCCGAACGCGCCGGACGCCGGTTGCGCGGTGCCACGGCCCCCCTGTGGGTGGGCAGGTCGGACGGCGTGCAGGTCCGTGTGACGCCGGCCGCCGCGGGCGGGAGGGGCGCGCCGGCCGCCCGGGGGCGGACGAGCGCCGAGGCCGGCCGCCGGGACACCACGGCCGCGGGGCGCGCGGCGCAACCGCTGCCCGCCGGTCTGCGGCTCGCACTCGTCGACCCGGGCGGCGACCCCGGTGGCGCGGCGAGCGAGACGCCGGCGGTCCCCGGCACGTCAGCGGCGAGCGGGCTGGCCGCCGCGCAGAGCGAGGACGCGGCCGAGGCCGGAGAGCCGGAGGAGGCCGGAGCCACCGAACGAACCCTCAGGGCCGGGCCCACCGGACGAACCCTCAGGGCGGGCCCCACCGGACGAACCCTCAGGGCGGGCCCCACCGGACGAACGGCCACTGCCCCCGCCGCCCGAGCTCCCGCCGCCGCCCCCCGCCCCACCATCGTCAGCCGGGCGGGCTGGGACGCCGACGAGAGCCTGCGGGAGGGAGGGTTCGGTTACACCGGCACGGTGAAGGCCGCCTTCGTGCACCACACCGACACCGGCAACGACTACGCGTGCTCCGAGGCCGCCGCGCTGGTCCGGGGCATCTACCGCTACCACGTCGAGACCAACGGCTGGCGCGACATCGGCTACAACTTCCTCGTCGACAAGTGCGGAACCATCTACGAGGGCCGGGCCGGCGGCGTGGACAGGCCGGTGATGGGCGCGCACACCATGGGCTTCAACACCGACAGCACCGGGATCGCCGTCATCGGCACGTTCATGGACGCGGCGCCCCCCAAGGCCGCCCTCGACTCGCTCACTGCGCTCGCCGCCTGGAAGCTCGGCCTGACCGGTGCCGACCCGGCGGGCAGCACCACGCTCACGTCCGCGGGGGGCAACCTGTTCCCGGCGGGCGAGCAGGTCCCGCTGAAGGTGATATCCGGGCACCGCGACGGATACAGCACCGACTGCCCCGGCACCGAGCTGTACGACCAGCTCGGCACCATCCGCAGCGCCGCCGCCCGGTTGCAGGGCCGCTGA
- a CDS encoding LCP family protein has protein sequence MPDDEGNPPRRWAGGDARSRGSSPSGVGGARRRRRSRWLRWTAVGGAALVLGAGGAGWVAYQKLDGNITSDTDGAAELERYEKERPTALVRGARNILLIGSDSRAGKANGRYGRDNGTQRSDTTILLHLAADHRRATAVSVPRDLMVMVPACRRRDGTRTGPVYAMFNHAFERGGSACTVRTVERLTRIRVDHYMIIDFRGFKQLVDALGGVRVCLRQSVHDPDAQLDLRAGVQTLDGEQALGYVRARKALGDGSDTDRMDRQQRFLGALVAKVNSNGVLLNPGRLYPVLDAATSSLTTDPGLASLRNLYELVRGVRGIPTGRTQFLTLPRRPDPGNPNRDQLDNNSAKKLFAQLRMDAPVKVVRPPRSRAHGGEGGPVPSPTPTFRGSTAGRDTCR, from the coding sequence GTGCCGGATGACGAGGGAAATCCGCCCCGCAGGTGGGCCGGGGGCGATGCCCGAAGCCGCGGGTCCTCTCCGAGCGGGGTGGGCGGTGCCCGGCGCCGGCGCAGGAGCCGGTGGCTGCGGTGGACCGCCGTCGGGGGAGCCGCCCTCGTGCTCGGCGCGGGGGGTGCCGGCTGGGTCGCGTACCAGAAGCTGGACGGCAACATCACCTCGGACACGGACGGGGCCGCCGAGCTGGAGCGGTACGAGAAGGAGCGGCCCACCGCGCTGGTGCGGGGCGCCCGGAACATCCTGCTGATCGGCTCGGACAGCCGGGCGGGCAAGGCCAACGGCCGGTACGGGCGCGACAACGGCACCCAGCGCTCCGACACCACCATCCTGCTGCACCTGGCCGCCGACCACCGGCGGGCCACCGCGGTCTCCGTACCGCGCGACCTGATGGTGATGGTCCCCGCCTGCCGGAGGCGCGACGGCACCCGGACCGGGCCGGTGTACGCCATGTTCAACCACGCCTTCGAGAGGGGCGGTTCTGCCTGCACGGTGCGCACGGTCGAACGGCTCACCCGGATCCGCGTCGACCACTACATGATCATCGATTTCCGGGGATTCAAGCAGTTGGTGGACGCCCTGGGCGGCGTGCGGGTCTGCCTCCGCCAGTCCGTGCACGACCCCGACGCCCAGTTGGACCTGCGCGCCGGGGTGCAGACGCTCGACGGCGAGCAGGCACTCGGCTACGTACGGGCCCGCAAGGCCCTCGGCGACGGCAGCGACACCGACCGCATGGACCGCCAACAGCGCTTCCTCGGCGCCCTGGTGGCGAAGGTCAACAGCAACGGCGTGCTGCTCAACCCGGGCCGGCTCTACCCCGTGCTGGACGCGGCGACCTCGTCCCTGACCACGGACCCGGGCCTGGCGAGCCTGCGGAACCTCTACGAACTGGTACGGGGAGTGCGCGGCATCCCCACAGGACGGACGCAGTTCCTCACGCTGCCCCGCCGCCCGGACCCCGGTAACCCGAATCGGGATCAACTTGACAATAACAGTGCGAAAAAGCTCTTTGCGCAGCTCCGCATGGACGCGCCGGTGAAGGTCGTCCGCCCGCCGCGGAGCCGTGCGCACGGCGGGGAAGGCGGTCCGGTCCCCTCCCCCACACCGACGTTCCGCGGCAGCACCGCCGGGCGCGACACCTGTCGCTGA
- a CDS encoding sugar phosphate nucleotidyltransferase — protein sequence MTEAILLVGGKGTRLRPLTVNTPKPMVPAAGVPFLTHQLARARAAGVEHMVLATSYLAEVFEPYFGDGSAFGLHLEYVTEPEPLGTGGAIRNVASRLHSAPEDPVLVFNGDILTGLDIGGLLAAHGAAGADVSLHLTRVTDPRAYGLVPTDGTGRVLAFLEKPSTPEEIVTDQINAGAYVFRRSVIDTIPEGRPVSVERETFPDLLAAGAHLQGMVDSTYWLDLGTPEAFVRGSADLVLGRAPSPAVPGRCGDRLVLPTARVAPGAKLSGGTVVGERALIGAGARLTGSAVLSDAVVEAGAVVTDSLIGEGARVGERTVVTGAVIGDGATVGADNELLAGVRIWCNASLPAGAVRFSSDR from the coding sequence GTGACAGAAGCGATCCTTCTGGTCGGAGGCAAGGGCACCCGGCTGCGACCGCTCACGGTGAACACCCCCAAGCCGATGGTGCCGGCCGCCGGCGTGCCGTTCCTCACGCACCAGCTGGCACGGGCCAGGGCCGCGGGGGTCGAGCACATGGTCCTGGCGACGTCGTACCTGGCGGAGGTCTTCGAGCCGTACTTCGGCGACGGTTCCGCGTTCGGGCTGCACCTGGAGTACGTGACCGAGCCGGAGCCGCTCGGCACCGGCGGCGCGATCCGCAACGTCGCCTCCCGGCTGCACTCGGCCCCCGAGGACCCGGTGCTCGTCTTCAACGGCGACATCCTGACCGGCCTCGACATCGGCGGGCTTCTCGCCGCCCACGGCGCCGCGGGCGCGGACGTCTCGCTGCACCTCACCCGCGTCACCGACCCGCGCGCGTACGGCCTGGTGCCCACCGACGGGACCGGGCGCGTGCTGGCCTTCCTGGAGAAGCCCAGCACGCCCGAGGAGATCGTCACGGACCAGATCAACGCGGGCGCCTACGTGTTCCGGCGCTCGGTCATCGACACCATCCCCGAGGGCCGTCCGGTGTCGGTGGAACGGGAGACGTTCCCGGATCTGCTGGCCGCCGGGGCCCACCTCCAGGGCATGGTCGACTCCACGTACTGGCTGGACCTCGGCACGCCGGAGGCCTTCGTACGCGGCTCGGCCGACCTGGTGCTGGGGCGCGCGCCGTCGCCGGCGGTGCCGGGGCGCTGCGGGGACCGGCTGGTGCTGCCGACGGCGCGGGTCGCTCCGGGCGCCAAGCTCAGCGGCGGCACGGTGGTGGGGGAGCGCGCGCTGATCGGCGCCGGCGCACGGCTGACCGGCAGCGCCGTGCTGTCCGACGCGGTGGTGGAGGCCGGCGCCGTCGTCACGGACTCGCTGATAGGTGAGGGCGCCCGGGTGGGCGAGCGCACGGTCGTCACCGGCGCGGTCATCGGCGACGGGGCGACGGTCGGCGCCGACAACGAACTCCTCGCCGGGGTGCGGATCTGGTGCAACGCGTCACTGCCGGCGGGCGCGGTGCGGTTCTCCTCCGACCGGTGA
- a CDS encoding YciI family protein — MAKYLLLKHYRGAPDAVNNVPMDRWTPEEVSAHLRYMRDFADRLEKSGEFVDGQALAPEGTWVRYDGEGRPPVTDGPFAETKDLIAGWMVIDVDSYERAVELAGELSAAPGAGGKPIHEWLELRPFMGAHPTTTECPH, encoded by the coding sequence ATGGCCAAGTACTTGCTGCTCAAGCACTACCGCGGCGCTCCGGACGCGGTCAACAACGTGCCCATGGACCGGTGGACGCCCGAGGAGGTCTCGGCCCACCTGCGGTACATGCGGGATTTCGCGGACCGGCTGGAGAAGAGCGGCGAGTTCGTCGACGGCCAGGCGCTCGCCCCCGAGGGGACGTGGGTCCGCTACGACGGCGAGGGGCGCCCGCCGGTCACCGACGGCCCGTTCGCCGAGACCAAGGACCTCATCGCCGGCTGGATGGTGATCGACGTCGACAGCTACGAACGCGCCGTCGAGCTCGCCGGGGAGCTGTCGGCCGCCCCCGGGGCGGGCGGGAAGCCGATCCACGAGTGGCTGGAGCTGCGCCCGTTCATGGGGGCGCACCCCACCACCACGGAGTGCCCGCACTGA